Proteins from one Anastrepha obliqua isolate idAnaObli1 chromosome 2, idAnaObli1_1.0, whole genome shotgun sequence genomic window:
- the LOC129238247 gene encoding uncharacterized protein LOC129238247, with amino-acid sequence MQYRIALIGLLATALFHLVENVEGTNLIVKVVTPEEMNKILEEYPDAVEMTATKTAIEGRSMHRQARSVTTYTLGTGRVSGDSLVSSESSTNDFDVATTVSANIRYPSTGTGAVVTYVKINVYQSNSDGRAYVTSGGIGSTHVAITIEAVKTYYFDLYTFVYGK; translated from the exons atgcaataccGCATCGCTTTGATAGGCCTCTTGGCCACCGCGCTTTTCCATTTGGTAGAAAACGTGGAAGGGACAAATTTGATTGTGAAAGTGGTTACGCCCGAGGAGATGAATAAAATACTCGAGGAATATCCGGATGCTGTAGAGATGACGGCGACAAAGACAGCAATTGAAGGTCGTTCGATGCATCGGCAGGCCAGGAGTGTGACCACCTATACTTTGGGTACCGGAAGGGTTTCTG gtgaCAGTTTAGTGTCGAGTGAATCGAGCACAAACGACTTTGATGTTGCAACTACAGTGTCAGCAAATATAAGATATCCCAGCACTGGCACTGGCGCGGTCGTAACCTATGTGAAAATCAATGTATATCAGAGCAATAGCGATGGACGCGCTTATGTGACTAGTGGTGGAATTGGTTCGACGCACGTTGCTATTACTATAGAGGCAGTGAAGACATACTACTTTGATTTGTATACTTTTGTttatggaaaataa
- the LOC129239601 gene encoding histamine H2 receptor, whose product MTNTTLLKLLKYYHMLDTIGQQKCNAYDSTYYLKSQHQQEQQPYTPMAANELELQVIMNVMMVSLDTSTSTTIAETTTTTSSAVTSTTIDAIDEATIFWATCNALIMVCILAGNALTILAITTCRRLRSLISNMFILSLAISDFAVGILLPYHIAFYLGSSLGQSRDFCVLRFVLIIFTCCVSILTLIAIAVDRYIAIVYALHYRRFMTRRASIIIISFNWIAGATVAIIPIFYNRFDTAIECEFYQVLPTWYMAGIITPAFVLIWSLMLLIYWRIMREAAKQSEPSRCNHEMQSRSSNKQGRRMPDWKSMQMVLLIIGCFSICWLTYFIVVCLEILQEYSISMDLYKMAFSLAMFNSAMNPIIYCWKNTNFRRAYWRLLRCKNPNHHKPNKMDLIVYSGNSVQSLPRRPSNITISVLPLPVAAPIKGNEHLMDDKQIGTKKGVLNKEQK is encoded by the exons ATGACAAACACAACATTGTTAAAGCTGTTGAAATATTATCACATGTTGGACACAATTGGCCAACAAAAATGTAACGCATACGATTCAACATACTATTTAAAATCGCAACATCAACAAGAACAACAGCCATACACACCAATGGCAGCCAATGAATTGGAATTGCAAGTAATTATGAATGTTATGATGGTATCGTTAGACACATCTACGAGCACAACCATAGCCGAAACGACTACAACAACATCGTCAGCAGTCACCAGCACCACCATTGATGCCATCGATGAGGCGACCATCTTTTGGGCCACATGCAACGCATTGATAATGGTTTGCATTCTAGCTGGCAACGCCCTCACCATATTGGCCATAACCACTTGTCGTCGTTTGCGCAGCTTAATCTCAAATATGTTCATACTATCGCTAGCGATATCAGATTTTGCTGTCGGCATATTGCTACCATACCACATCGCCTTCTATTTAGGCTCAAGTCTAGGCCAATCGCGCGATTTTTGTGTACTGCGATTTGTTCTTATCATCTTCACCTGTTGCGTCTCAATATTGACGCTCATTGCAATTGCTGTGGACCGGTACATAGCTATCGTATATGCATTGCACTATCGACG CTTCATGACGCGTCGCGCTTCTATCATTATTATCTCCTTTAATTGGATAGCAGGCGCGACAGTTGCTATCATACCGATTTTCTACAATCGCTTCGACACAGCCATTGAGTGCGAATTCTATCAGGTATTGCCCACATGGTATATGGCGGGTATTATAACCCCCGCCTTTGTGCTGATCTGGTCCTTAATGCTTTTGATTTATTGGCGTATAATGCGTGAAGCCGCAAAGCAATCGGAGCCATCGCGTTGCAATCATGAAATGCAGAGCCGTAGCAGCAACAAGCAGGGACGCCGTATGCCAGACTGGAAATCGATGCAG ATGGTTCTCCTTATAATAGGTTGTTTTTCCATTTGTTGGCTAACTTATTTCATTGTTGTTTGCCTGGAAATACTACAGGAATACAGCATATCGATGGACCTATATAAGATGGCCTTCTCTTTGGCCATGTTCAATTCGGCTATGAATCCGATTATTTACTGCTGGAAGAATACAAATTTTCGACGTGCTTATTGGCGTTTGTTACGTTGCAAAAATCCGAATCATCACAAGCCGAACAAAATGGATTTGATAGTATATAGTGGCAATTCAGTACAGAGTTTGCCGCGACGCCCCAGTAACATTACAATATCTGTTCTACCATTGCCAGTGGCAGCACCGATCAAGGGAAATGAACATCTGATGGACGACAAGCAAATTGGTACGAAGAAAGGGGTGCTAAATAAAGAGCAGAAATGA